One Ictalurus punctatus breed USDA103 chromosome 10, Coco_2.0, whole genome shotgun sequence genomic region harbors:
- the med16 gene encoding mediator of RNA polymerase II transcription subunit 16 — MMDVVYVCEWEKRSKSNHCPSVPLVCAWSCRNLIAFTTDLKNEDEDKDLSHMIHIIDSEHPWDVYSISSGHTEVISCLEWDQSGSRLLSADGDGQIKCWAMTEHLVNSWESTQCSSVEGEPIVALSWLHNGVKLALHVEKSGSTNFGEKFSRVKFSPSLTLFGGKPMEGWLAVTVSGLVSVSLLKPNGALLSASESLSRLRGRVALADIAFTGGGNIVVATTDGSSSSPVQFYKVCVSVVSEKCRIDTELLPSLFMRCTTDPVRRNKYPAVTHLKFLTRENSEQVLLCASSQTGSIVECWSLRKEGLPVNNIFQHRSPVVGEKQPMILKWRILSATNDLDRVSAVALPKLPISISNTDLKVASDTKFCPGLGLALAFHDGTIHILHRLSLQTMGVFPGTTGTSQRVGDEPTIKRQRTGGPTVHFKALQFSWTSLALVGVDNHGKLHMIRVSPSMGQMLDMNILLRHLLFLLEYCMVTGYDWWDVLLHVQHSMVHNLVEKLHEEYMRQNQALQQVLSTRIVAVKASLCKLSLATAARACDFYAKLLLIAISSTLKSLLRPHVLNTPDKSPGDRLAEICTKNTDTDIDKVMINLKTEEFVLDGPPLQSLQQLIQWVGDFVLYLLANLPNQGSTVRPGFGFLRDGPSLGMLREMMVMIRIWGLLKPGCLPIYTATSDNQDSMSLLFRLLTKLWLCSRDESHPQEPDETLLDECCLLPSQLLVPSMDWLPINDGVITKIQSKHHLRLQFGKPYTLPGLNPNSQIELFSRSPASQRMDNLRCLHMGICPTEDSKACTRCGCVTMLRSPNKTNAMKQWEQRWIKNCLCGGLWRKIPNSVA, encoded by the exons GATCCAGACTGCTCTCTGCAGATGGGGATGGACAGATCAAGTGCTGGGCAATGACTGAGCACTTGGTGAACAGCTGGGAAAGTACACAGTGCAGCTCGGTTGAGGGAGAGCCTATTGTCGCACTGTCATGGCTGCACAATGGAGTGAAGCTTGCTTTGCATGTAGAGAAG TCCGGGTCCACCAACTTCGGCGAGAAGTTTTCACGGGTGAAGTTCTCTCCATCGCTTACTCTTTTCGGAGGGAAACCTATGGAGGGCTGGCTGGCGGTGACGGTGAGCGGTTTAGTGAGCGTGTCTCTGCTGAAGCCGAACGGCGCGCTGCTTTCGGCCAGCGAGAGTCTGAGCCGCCTGCGTGGCCGCGTGGCCCTGGCCGACATTGCGTTCACGGGCGGCGGCAACATCGTGGTGGCCACGACGGACGGCAGCAGCTCCTCGCCCGTGCAGTTCTACAAGGTGTGCGTGAGCGTGGTGAGCGAGAAGTGCCGCATCGACACCGAGCTGCTGCCCTCGCTCTTCATGCGCTGCACCACCGACCCGGTGCGCCGCAACAAGTACCCTGCCGTCACGCACCTCAAGTTCCTCACAAGGGAGAACTCTGAGCAG GTGTTGCTATGTGCATCTAGTCAGACGGGTAGCATCGTAGAGTGCTGGTCCTTACGGAAAGAGGGACTCCCGGTCAATAATATATTTCAGCACCGCTCACCCGTCG TAGGAGAAAAGCAGCCGATGATTCTGAAGTGGCGAATCCTTTCGGCCACAAACGACCTGGACCGCGTTTCCGCAGTGGCGCTGCCTAAACTGCCCATCTCGATTTCCAACACCGACCTTAAAGTTGCCTCGGACACAAAGTTTTGCCCGGGCCTCG GCCTGGCTTTGGCCTTCCATGATGGCACTATTCATATACTGCACCGTCTGTCCCTCCAAACCATGGGCGTGTTTCCCGGGACTACTGGCACTTCTCAGCGCGTGGGGGACGAGCCGACGATTAAACGCCAGAGGACCGGAGGTCCCACCGTACACTTCAAAGCCCTGCAGTTCTCCTGGACTTCTCTGGCTCTGGTTGGCGTGGATAACCACGGGAAG CTGCACATGATCCGCGTGTCCCCTTCCATGGGCCAGATGTTGGACATGAACATTCTTCTGCGCCATCTACTGTTCCTGCTGGAGTACTGCATGGTGACAGGCTACGACTGGTGGGATGTGCTACTGCATGTGCAACATAGCATGGTGCATAACCTGGTAGAGAAACTCCATGAAGAGTACATGAGACAGAACCAGGCATTACAGCAG GTGCTGTCTACCCGGATCGTAGCCGTAAAGGCCTCTCTGTGCAAGCTGTCTTTAGCCACAGCTGCCCGGGCATGTGACTTCTACGCCAAGCTGCTCCTCATTGCCATCAGCTCCACGCTTAAATCTCTTCTGAGGCCCCACGTTCTCAACACGCCCGACAAGAGCCCAGGAGACCGGCTGGCAGAGATCTGCACCAAGAATACAGACACCG ATATCGACAAGGTGATGATCAACCTGAAGACGGAGGAGTTTGTTCTGGATGGGCCTCCACTCCAGTCCCtgcaacagctcattcagtgGGTGGGAGACTTCGTGCTGTATCTGCTGGCCAACCTGCCAAACCAG ggctctacagtgcgccCAGGCTTTGGTTTCCTGCGTGACGGACCCTCCTTGGGCATGCTGAgggagatgatggtgatgatccGCATCTGGGGCCTGCTGAAGCCAGGCTGCCTTCCCATCTACACAGCCACCTCAGACAACCAGGACAGCATGTCTCTGCTCTTCCGCCTCCTCACCAAGCTCTGGCTCTGCT CGCGAGATGAAAGTCACCCTCAGGAGCCGGACGAGACGCTGCTGGACGAGTGCTGTTTGCTGCCCAGCCAGCTGCTTGTGCCCAGCATGGACTGGCTTCCCATCAACGATGGCGTCATCACCAAGATCCAGAGCAAGCACCATTTACGGCTGCAGTTTGGCAAGCCCTATACACTGCCCGGACTCAACCCCAACTCGCAGATAGAGCTTTTCTCCAG GAGTCCAGCATCTCAGAGAATGGACAATCTCCGCTGCTTACACATGGGGATCTGTCCCACAGAGGACAGCAAAGCCTGCACCAG GTGTGGCTGCGTTACGATGCTGCGCTCCCCGAACAAGACCAACGCTATGAAGCAGTGGGAGCAGCGATGGATAAagaactgtctgtgtggaggcCTGTGGAGGAAGATCCCTAACTCCGTGGCATGA